The Sulfurihydrogenibium subterraneum DSM 15120 region TTCAACGATTGGTGCTATTAATCTACAAGGTCCACACCAAGGCGCCCAAAAATCAACTAAAACTGGAACGTTAGAGTTTAAAACTTCTTGTTCGAAGTTTGTTTCGTTAACTGATATTACTTTACCTGCCATATTAATCCTCCTGTATTAAATTTCTGTACAAATCTAAAACCCTTTTGTCCTTAATATAATAACATACAATTGACCCTTCTCGCTTGTATCCTAAAATGCCTCTGTTTCTAAGTATTGAAAGATGCTGAGATACGTTTGGTTGAGGTAGGTCAAGGGCTTCCCATATATGTTTTACACACTTTTTTCCACTTGCAAGGTATCCTATTATTTTTAATCTGGCCGGGTGAGCTAATGCCTTTAAAAGTTCGGCTGT contains the following coding sequences:
- a CDS encoding ArsR/SmtB family transcription factor; this translates as MFKDQDIVENEKWQDEQFLEDTAELLKALAHPARLKIIGYLASGKKCVKHIWEALDLPQPNVSQHLSILRNRGILGYKREGSIVCYYIKDKRVLDLYRNLIQED